In Streptomyces sp. NBC_01717, one DNA window encodes the following:
- a CDS encoding Re/Si-specific NAD(P)(+) transhydrogenase subunit alpha: protein MSASPPQRIGVVAESTSGETRVAATPDTVRRLIGLGYEIVVETGAGTASGFSDASYVEAGARLDDAWHADVVLKVNAPSHDEVRRLRDGATIIGLLAPAQHAELLTQLASRRLTALSMDAVPRISRAQSLDVLSSMANIAGYRAVIEAAHAFGRFFTGQVTAAGKVPPAKVLVAGAGVAGLAAIGAAGSLGAVVRATDPRGEVADQVRSLGGEFLPVEVEQESADDGYARATSEAYDLRAAEIYSEQARDVDIIITTALIPGRPAPRLITADQVASMKPGSVIVDMAAAQGGNVEGTVSDRAVVTENGVTIIGYTDLAGRLPAQASQLYGTNLVNLLKLLTPERDGQLTLDLEDVVQRTVTVVREGETLWPPPPVAVSATPAKAPATSASPVDPATPRRLPPAGRYGLIGLGMLALFALIAVSPPQLAANFTVFALAVVIGYYVIGKVHHALHTPLMSVTNAISGIVVVGALLQIGHPPLAISVLAFLAILLTTVNIFGGFAVTRRMLGMFSKG, encoded by the coding sequence ATGTCTGCGTCACCACCACAACGCATAGGCGTGGTCGCCGAGTCGACCTCCGGGGAGACCAGAGTGGCGGCCACCCCGGACACCGTCCGCCGTCTGATCGGGCTCGGCTACGAAATCGTCGTCGAGACCGGCGCCGGAACCGCATCGGGCTTCTCCGACGCGTCGTACGTCGAGGCGGGCGCGCGCCTCGACGACGCCTGGCACGCCGATGTCGTGCTCAAGGTCAACGCGCCGTCCCACGACGAGGTGCGACGGCTGCGGGACGGGGCGACGATCATCGGCCTGCTCGCCCCCGCGCAGCACGCCGAACTCCTCACCCAGCTCGCGAGCAGGCGGCTGACCGCGTTGTCCATGGACGCCGTGCCCCGCATCTCGCGGGCCCAGTCCCTGGACGTGCTCAGTTCGATGGCCAACATCGCCGGCTACCGGGCGGTCATCGAGGCGGCCCACGCCTTCGGACGATTCTTCACCGGACAGGTCACCGCAGCGGGCAAAGTGCCTCCCGCGAAGGTACTGGTGGCCGGCGCCGGTGTGGCCGGCCTCGCGGCCATCGGAGCCGCCGGAAGCCTCGGCGCGGTGGTCCGGGCCACCGACCCGCGCGGCGAGGTTGCCGACCAAGTACGGTCACTGGGTGGTGAGTTCCTGCCCGTCGAGGTCGAACAGGAGTCGGCGGACGACGGATACGCGCGAGCCACCTCCGAGGCGTACGACCTGCGCGCCGCCGAGATCTACTCCGAGCAGGCGAGGGATGTCGACATCATCATCACGACGGCCCTCATCCCGGGGCGCCCGGCGCCACGGCTGATCACGGCCGATCAAGTGGCTTCGATGAAGCCGGGAAGCGTCATCGTCGACATGGCGGCGGCGCAGGGCGGGAACGTCGAAGGGACGGTGAGCGATCGGGCCGTCGTCACCGAGAACGGCGTCACCATCATCGGCTACACCGACCTCGCGGGCCGACTGCCCGCCCAGGCCTCACAGCTGTACGGCACGAACCTGGTGAACCTGCTGAAGCTGCTCACCCCGGAACGGGACGGGCAGCTGACGCTCGACCTCGAGGACGTCGTACAGCGGACGGTGACCGTGGTGCGCGAGGGCGAGACGCTGTGGCCGCCGCCCCCCGTCGCGGTCTCGGCGACGCCCGCGAAGGCCCCGGCCACATCGGCGTCACCGGTCGATCCGGCAACGCCGCGACGCCTGCCACCCGCGGGCCGCTACGGACTGATCGGGCTCGGGATGCTCGCCCTGTTCGCGCTCATCGCCGTCTCGCCCCCACAACTCGCCGCCAACTTCACGGTGTTCGCGCTTGCCGTGGTCATCGGCTACTACGTGATCGGCAAGGTCCACCACGCGCTGCACACCCCGCTGATGTCGGTGACCAATGCGATCTCAGGGATCGTGGTGGTCGGGGCACTGCTCCAGATCGGCCACCCGCCCCTGGCCATCAGCGTGTTGGCCTTCCTGGCAATCCTGCTCACCACCGTGAACATCTTCGGTGGATTCGCCGTCACCCGTCGCATGCTCGGCATGTTCTCGAAAGGCTGA
- the pntB gene encoding Re/Si-specific NAD(P)(+) transhydrogenase subunit beta, whose translation MNASTAAQAADIVAALLFVFSLAGLSRHHTARAGVAYGIAGMALALVATVVVAGRSVSGESIALIAVAGTIGGAIGLWQARRVEMTQMPELIAVLHSLVGLAAVLIGWNSYLEVEAQRPGSTELAGSLLRIHHAEVFIGIFIGAVTFTGSVIAFLKLSARIKSRPLTLPGKNLLNAGALVAFVTLTVWFTVSPNLALMIAVTVLALVLGWHLVASIGGGDMPVVVSMLNSYSGWAAAAAGFLLDNNLLIVTGALVGSSGAYLSYIMCRAMNRSFLSVIAGGFGVEAAPSGEQEQGEHREISAEDTASALAGATQVIITPGYGMAVAQAQHPVAELTRRLRERGVTVRFGVHPVAGRLPGHMNVLLAEARVPYDIVLEMDEINDDFADTSVVLVIGANDTVNPAAMDDPASPIAGMPVLRVWEAEHVVVFKRSMASGYAGVQNPLFFRENSSMLFGDAKQSVEAILRELAASDPSPAASSGSRPAEQPAPA comes from the coding sequence ATGAACGCATCCACGGCGGCCCAGGCCGCCGACATCGTTGCCGCGCTGCTGTTCGTCTTCAGCCTGGCGGGGCTCTCCCGGCACCACACCGCCCGGGCGGGGGTGGCCTACGGCATCGCGGGAATGGCGCTTGCGCTCGTCGCCACCGTCGTCGTCGCCGGGCGCTCCGTCTCCGGCGAGTCGATCGCGCTGATCGCCGTCGCGGGCACGATCGGTGGCGCGATCGGCCTATGGCAGGCCCGTCGGGTCGAGATGACCCAGATGCCCGAGCTGATCGCCGTGCTGCACAGCCTCGTCGGGCTCGCCGCCGTACTGATCGGCTGGAACAGCTACCTGGAGGTCGAGGCACAGCGCCCGGGCTCCACCGAGCTGGCCGGGTCGCTGCTGCGGATCCATCACGCCGAGGTGTTCATCGGCATCTTCATCGGCGCGGTCACCTTCACAGGTTCCGTGATCGCGTTCCTGAAACTGTCGGCGCGCATCAAGTCCCGGCCGCTGACCCTGCCCGGGAAGAACCTGCTCAACGCCGGCGCCCTTGTCGCGTTCGTGACCCTGACCGTCTGGTTCACCGTCAGCCCGAACCTCGCTCTGATGATCGCCGTCACCGTGCTCGCGCTCGTCCTGGGCTGGCATCTGGTCGCCTCCATCGGCGGCGGCGACATGCCCGTCGTGGTCTCGATGCTCAACAGCTACTCGGGCTGGGCCGCCGCGGCGGCCGGCTTCCTGCTGGACAACAACCTGCTCATCGTGACCGGGGCGCTGGTCGGCTCCTCCGGTGCCTACCTGTCGTACATCATGTGCCGGGCGATGAACCGGTCCTTCCTCTCCGTCATCGCGGGTGGCTTCGGCGTCGAGGCCGCACCCAGCGGCGAGCAGGAGCAGGGCGAGCACCGGGAGATCAGCGCCGAGGACACCGCAAGCGCACTTGCGGGCGCCACGCAGGTGATCATCACCCCGGGGTACGGCATGGCGGTCGCCCAGGCGCAGCACCCGGTGGCGGAGTTGACGCGCCGTCTGCGGGAGCGCGGCGTGACCGTGCGCTTCGGCGTACATCCCGTGGCGGGGCGGCTGCCGGGGCACATGAACGTACTTCTTGCCGAGGCCCGCGTACCCTACGACATCGTCCTGGAGATGGACGAGATCAACGACGACTTCGCCGACACCTCGGTGGTTCTGGTCATCGGCGCCAACGACACCGTCAACCCGGCGGCGATGGACGATCCGGCCAGCCCCATCGCGGGGATGCCGGTGCTGCGGGTGTGGGAGGCGGAGCACGTAGTCGTGTTCAAACGGTCCATGGCCTCCGGGTACGCAGGTGTGCAGAATCCGCTGTTCTTCCGGGAGAACAGCAGCATGCTCTTCGGCGACGCCAAGCAGAGCGTGGAAGCGATCCTGCGCGAACTGGCGGCGAGTGACCCGAGCCCGGCGGCGAGCTCCGGAAGTCGGCCGGCGGAACAACCCGCACCTGCCTGA